Proteins from one Malania oleifera isolate guangnan ecotype guangnan chromosome 4, ASM2987363v1, whole genome shotgun sequence genomic window:
- the LOC131154117 gene encoding Golgi apparatus membrane protein-like protein ECHIDNA isoform X2: MDLVQPPVENYANPKTCLFHVLFKAGALAFYILSALFFDSFVIIFVVTVLLAALDFWVVKNVSGRILVGLRWWNEVNDLGESVWKFECLDQESLSRMNKKDSWLFWWTLYLTAVAWIILGIFSLIRFQADYLLVVGVCLTLSIANIVGFTKCRKDAKKQIQAFASQTIASRVSSTIQSAFSVV; this comes from the exons ATGGATCTAGTCCAG CCTCCAGTGGAGAACTACGCAAACCCTAAGACATGTCTCTTTCATGTTCTCTTCAAG GCTGGAGCTTTGGCATTTTACATACTTTCAGCCCTCTTTTTTGATAGCTTTGTCATTATTTTTGTGGTTACTGTTCTTCTTGCTGCTCTTGACTTTTGGGTGGTGAAGAATGTAAGTGGGCGTATATTGGTTGGTTTGAGGTGGTGGAATGAAGTAAATGATCTTGGGGAAAGCGTGTGGAAGTTTGAATGCCTTGACCAAGAG TCATTGTCCAGGATGAACAAGAAGGATTCATGGCTATTCTGGTGGACCCTTTACCTAACA GCAGTAGCATGGATCATTCTTGGAATATTTTCTCTCATAAGATTTCAAGCTGATTACCTCCTTGTTGTTGGAGTTTGCTTGACCCTCagtattgcaaatattgttgGCTTTACAAAATGCCGCAAAG ATGCTAAGAAGCAGATTCAAGCATTTGCATCTCAGACCATTGCATCCCGGGTCTCATCGACGATTCAGTCAGCATTCAGCGTCGTCTGA
- the LOC131154115 gene encoding psbP domain-containing protein 1, chloroplastic isoform X4 encodes MINKRIDLHDTAIAQPSVAFREYIDTFDGYAFMYPQNWIQVRGAGADIFFRDPFVLDENISVEFSSPSSSSFKSVEDLGSPQEAGEKVLKQYLTEFMSTRLGVRRESNVLHTSSRVADDGRIYYQVEVNIKSYANNNELAVLPQDRVVKLEWDRRYLSVLGVENNRLYELRLQTPENVFVEEENDLRQVMDSFRVNKVVD; translated from the exons GATTGATCTGCATGATACTGCAATTGCTCAACCGTCAGTTGCATTCAGGGAATATATAGATACATTTGATGGTTATGCATTCATGTATCCTCAGAACTGGATTCAAGTCCGAGGTGCAGGTGCAGACATATTCTTCAGGGATCCTTTTGTTCTTGATGAAAATATCTCTGTGGagttttcttctccttcttcctcctcGTTCAAGAGTGTTGAAGATTTGGGTTCGCCACAAGAAGCTGGAGAAAAGGTACTAAAACAGTATCTGACAGAGTTCATGTCCACTAGACTTGGTGTAAGGCGTGAATCAAATGTTCTTCATACATCTTCAAGAGTTGCCGATGATGGGAGGATTTACTATCAAGTCGAG GTAAACATAAAGTCATATGCAAACAACAATGAGCTGGCTGTTTTACCTCAAGACCGTGTTGTTAAGTTGGAATGGGATCGGCGGTACCTTTCAGTTCTTGGAGTTGAAAACAACAGATTATATGAACTCAGACTACAAACACCTGAAAATGTATTTGTAGAAGAGGAAAACGATCTGCGCCAAGTTATGGATTCCTTCAGAGTGAACAAAGTGGTTGATTGA
- the LOC131154116 gene encoding AP-3 complex subunit mu isoform X1, whose translation MLQCIFLLSDSGEVMLEKQLTGHRVDRSICAWFWEHAVSQGDSDSSKVPAVLPPVIASPTHYLFQIVREGITFLACTQVEMPPLMGIEFLCRVADVLSDYLGGLNEDLIKDNFVIVYELLDEMIDNGFPLTTEPNILREMIAPPNIVSKVLSVVTGSTSNVSNTLPGATASSVPWRTTDPKHPNNEVYVDLVEEMDAILNRDGILVKCEIYGEVQVKSHLSGLPDLTLSFSNPSILNDVRFHPCVRFRPWESHQILSFVPPDGQFKLMSYRVKKLKSSPIYVKPQLISDAGTCRISILVGMRNDPGKAIDSVTLQFQLPRCVLSAELTSNHGTVNVLANKTCLWSIGRIPKDKAPSMSGTLFLETGLERLRAFPTFGVGFRIMGVALSGLQIDKLDVKNLPNPPYKGFRALTRAGEYEVRS comes from the exons ATGCTGCAGTGCATATTTCTTCTATCGGATTCCGG CGAGGTAATGCTAGAGAAACAGCTGACTGGACATAGGGTTGATAGATCCATATGTGCTTGGTTTTGGGAACATGCTGTTTCTCAAGGTGATTCGGATTCTTCCAAGGTACCCGCTGTG CTGCCACCGGTTATTGCTTCGCCTACACATTATCTTTTCCAAATTGTTCGTGAGGGGATCACATTCTTAGCATGCACTCAAGTTGAAATGCCACCCCTGATGGGAATTGAG TTCCTTTGCAGAGTAGCTGATGTCCTCTCAGATTATCTTGGAGGGTTGAATGAAGATTTGATCAAGGATAACTTTGTTATTGTATATGAG CTTCTTGATGAGATGATAGACAATGGCTTCCCTCTGACAACTGAACCTAATATCCTGAGAGAGATGATAGCTCCGCCAAATATTGTTAGCAAAGTGTTGAGTGTTGTGACTGGGAGCACTTCCAATGTCAGCAACACACTTCCAGGTGCAACTGCATCTTCTGTACCATGGAGAACAACAGACCCAAAGCATCCAAACAATGAAGTTTATGTTGATCTTGTGGAAGAAATGGATGCAATTTTAAACAG GGATGGGATCCTGGTGAAATGCGAGATATATGGTGAAGTTCAAGTAAAATCCCATCTTTCGGGCCTTCCTGATCTGACCCTTTCATTTTCAAACCCTTCCATTTTAAATGATGTGAGATTTCATCCTTGTGTTCGCTTCCGACCATGGGAATCACATCAAATTCTGTCATTTGTGCCACCTGATGGACAGTTTAAACTTATGAGCTACAG GGTTAAAAAGTTGAAAAGTTCTCCGATATATGTAAAACCACAATTAATTTCAGATGCAGGGACATGTCGCATTAGCATATTGGTTGGAATGCGAAACGATCCCGGCAAGGCAATTGACTCAGTAACTCTGCAATTCCAATTGCCTCGCTGCGTTTTATCAGCTGAATTGACTTCAAATCATGGAACAGTAAACGTCCTAGCCAATAAG ACATGCTTGTGGTCCATTGGACGGATACCGAAAGATAAAGCCCCTTCAATGTCTGGAACCTTGTTTCTTGAGACAGGTTTGGAGAGGCTTCGTGCTTTCCCCACGTTTGGAGTGGGTTTCAGGATCATGGGTGTTGCCCTCTCTGGCCTACAAATAGACAAACTAGATGTAAAGAACTTACCGAACCCTCCTTACAAAGGCTTCCGAGCCCTCACAAGAGCCGGAGAGTATGAAGTTAGGTCATAG
- the LOC131154115 gene encoding psbP domain-containing protein 1, chloroplastic isoform X2: MINKRFLTKQFLSYNQTRAFAVPRRNAMALILSSYIFSRIDLHDTAIAQPSVAFREYIDTFDGYAFMYPQNWIQVRGAGADIFFRDPFVLDENISVEFSSPSSSSFKSVEDLGSPQEAGEKVLKQYLTEFMSTRLGVRRESNVLHTSSRVADDGRIYYQVEVNIKSYANNNELAVLPQDRVVKLEWDRRYLSVLGVENNRLYELRLQTPENVFVEEENDLRQVMDSFRVNKVVD; the protein is encoded by the exons GTTTCTTACAAAACAATTCCTGTCATATAATCAGACTAGAGCTTTTGCAGTTCCGAGGAGGAATGCTATGGCTTTGATCTTATCAAGTTATATCTTCTCCAGGATTGATCTGCATGATACTGCAATTGCTCAACCGTCAGTTGCATTCAGGGAATATATAGATACATTTGATGGTTATGCATTCATGTATCCTCAGAACTGGATTCAAGTCCGAGGTGCAGGTGCAGACATATTCTTCAGGGATCCTTTTGTTCTTGATGAAAATATCTCTGTGGagttttcttctccttcttcctcctcGTTCAAGAGTGTTGAAGATTTGGGTTCGCCACAAGAAGCTGGAGAAAAGGTACTAAAACAGTATCTGACAGAGTTCATGTCCACTAGACTTGGTGTAAGGCGTGAATCAAATGTTCTTCATACATCTTCAAGAGTTGCCGATGATGGGAGGATTTACTATCAAGTCGAG GTAAACATAAAGTCATATGCAAACAACAATGAGCTGGCTGTTTTACCTCAAGACCGTGTTGTTAAGTTGGAATGGGATCGGCGGTACCTTTCAGTTCTTGGAGTTGAAAACAACAGATTATATGAACTCAGACTACAAACACCTGAAAATGTATTTGTAGAAGAGGAAAACGATCTGCGCCAAGTTATGGATTCCTTCAGAGTGAACAAAGTGGTTGATTGA
- the LOC131154116 gene encoding AP-3 complex subunit mu isoform X3 has protein sequence MPPLMGIEFLCRVADVLSDYLGGLNEDLIKDNFVIVYELLDEMIDNGFPLTTEPNILREMIAPPNIVSKVLSVVTGSTSNVSNTLPGATASSVPWRTTDPKHPNNEVYVDLVEEMDAILNRDGILVKCEIYGEVQVKSHLSGLPDLTLSFSNPSILNDVRFHPCVRFRPWESHQILSFVPPDGQFKLMSYRVKKLKSSPIYVKPQLISDAGTCRISILVGMRNDPGKAIDSVTLQFQLPRCVLSAELTSNHGTVNVLANKTCLWSIGRIPKDKAPSMSGTLFLETGLERLRAFPTFGVGFRIMGVALSGLQIDKLDVKNLPNPPYKGFRALTRAGEYEVRS, from the exons ATGCCACCCCTGATGGGAATTGAG TTCCTTTGCAGAGTAGCTGATGTCCTCTCAGATTATCTTGGAGGGTTGAATGAAGATTTGATCAAGGATAACTTTGTTATTGTATATGAG CTTCTTGATGAGATGATAGACAATGGCTTCCCTCTGACAACTGAACCTAATATCCTGAGAGAGATGATAGCTCCGCCAAATATTGTTAGCAAAGTGTTGAGTGTTGTGACTGGGAGCACTTCCAATGTCAGCAACACACTTCCAGGTGCAACTGCATCTTCTGTACCATGGAGAACAACAGACCCAAAGCATCCAAACAATGAAGTTTATGTTGATCTTGTGGAAGAAATGGATGCAATTTTAAACAG GGATGGGATCCTGGTGAAATGCGAGATATATGGTGAAGTTCAAGTAAAATCCCATCTTTCGGGCCTTCCTGATCTGACCCTTTCATTTTCAAACCCTTCCATTTTAAATGATGTGAGATTTCATCCTTGTGTTCGCTTCCGACCATGGGAATCACATCAAATTCTGTCATTTGTGCCACCTGATGGACAGTTTAAACTTATGAGCTACAG GGTTAAAAAGTTGAAAAGTTCTCCGATATATGTAAAACCACAATTAATTTCAGATGCAGGGACATGTCGCATTAGCATATTGGTTGGAATGCGAAACGATCCCGGCAAGGCAATTGACTCAGTAACTCTGCAATTCCAATTGCCTCGCTGCGTTTTATCAGCTGAATTGACTTCAAATCATGGAACAGTAAACGTCCTAGCCAATAAG ACATGCTTGTGGTCCATTGGACGGATACCGAAAGATAAAGCCCCTTCAATGTCTGGAACCTTGTTTCTTGAGACAGGTTTGGAGAGGCTTCGTGCTTTCCCCACGTTTGGAGTGGGTTTCAGGATCATGGGTGTTGCCCTCTCTGGCCTACAAATAGACAAACTAGATGTAAAGAACTTACCGAACCCTCCTTACAAAGGCTTCCGAGCCCTCACAAGAGCCGGAGAGTATGAAGTTAGGTCATAG
- the LOC131154117 gene encoding Golgi apparatus membrane protein-like protein ECHIDNA isoform X1 → MDLVQPPVENYANPKTCLFHVLFKAGALAFYILSALFFDSFVIIFVVTVLLAALDFWVVKNVSGRILVGLRWWNEVNDLGESVWKFECLDQESLSRMNKKDSWLFWWTLYLTMLRSRFKHLHLRPLHPGSHRRFSQHSASSEFIQKDWNKPKKICTLRDVEKWWVVEGHCTGLFSNFCRAVAGAGWMCIFEVLDS, encoded by the exons ATGGATCTAGTCCAG CCTCCAGTGGAGAACTACGCAAACCCTAAGACATGTCTCTTTCATGTTCTCTTCAAG GCTGGAGCTTTGGCATTTTACATACTTTCAGCCCTCTTTTTTGATAGCTTTGTCATTATTTTTGTGGTTACTGTTCTTCTTGCTGCTCTTGACTTTTGGGTGGTGAAGAATGTAAGTGGGCGTATATTGGTTGGTTTGAGGTGGTGGAATGAAGTAAATGATCTTGGGGAAAGCGTGTGGAAGTTTGAATGCCTTGACCAAGAG TCATTGTCCAGGATGAACAAGAAGGATTCATGGCTATTCTGGTGGACCCTTTACCTAACA ATGCTAAGAAGCAGATTCAAGCATTTGCATCTCAGACCATTGCATCCCGGGTCTCATCGACGATTCAGTCAGCATTCAGCGTCGTCTGAGTTTATACAGAAAGATTGGAATAAACCTAAAAAAATATGCACGTTAAGAGATGTTGAGAAATGGTGGGTTGTAGAGGGGCATTGTACTGGATTATTTTCAAACTTCTGTAGAGCTGTAGCAGGGGCAGGTTGGATGTGTATTTTTGAAGTTTTGGATTCCTAA
- the LOC131154116 gene encoding AP-3 complex subunit mu isoform X2 has protein sequence MLQCIFLLSDSGEVMLEKQLTGHRVDRSICAWFWEHAVSQGDSDSSKLPPVIASPTHYLFQIVREGITFLACTQVEMPPLMGIEFLCRVADVLSDYLGGLNEDLIKDNFVIVYELLDEMIDNGFPLTTEPNILREMIAPPNIVSKVLSVVTGSTSNVSNTLPGATASSVPWRTTDPKHPNNEVYVDLVEEMDAILNRDGILVKCEIYGEVQVKSHLSGLPDLTLSFSNPSILNDVRFHPCVRFRPWESHQILSFVPPDGQFKLMSYRVKKLKSSPIYVKPQLISDAGTCRISILVGMRNDPGKAIDSVTLQFQLPRCVLSAELTSNHGTVNVLANKTCLWSIGRIPKDKAPSMSGTLFLETGLERLRAFPTFGVGFRIMGVALSGLQIDKLDVKNLPNPPYKGFRALTRAGEYEVRS, from the exons ATGCTGCAGTGCATATTTCTTCTATCGGATTCCGG CGAGGTAATGCTAGAGAAACAGCTGACTGGACATAGGGTTGATAGATCCATATGTGCTTGGTTTTGGGAACATGCTGTTTCTCAAGGTGATTCGGATTCTTCCAAG CTGCCACCGGTTATTGCTTCGCCTACACATTATCTTTTCCAAATTGTTCGTGAGGGGATCACATTCTTAGCATGCACTCAAGTTGAAATGCCACCCCTGATGGGAATTGAG TTCCTTTGCAGAGTAGCTGATGTCCTCTCAGATTATCTTGGAGGGTTGAATGAAGATTTGATCAAGGATAACTTTGTTATTGTATATGAG CTTCTTGATGAGATGATAGACAATGGCTTCCCTCTGACAACTGAACCTAATATCCTGAGAGAGATGATAGCTCCGCCAAATATTGTTAGCAAAGTGTTGAGTGTTGTGACTGGGAGCACTTCCAATGTCAGCAACACACTTCCAGGTGCAACTGCATCTTCTGTACCATGGAGAACAACAGACCCAAAGCATCCAAACAATGAAGTTTATGTTGATCTTGTGGAAGAAATGGATGCAATTTTAAACAG GGATGGGATCCTGGTGAAATGCGAGATATATGGTGAAGTTCAAGTAAAATCCCATCTTTCGGGCCTTCCTGATCTGACCCTTTCATTTTCAAACCCTTCCATTTTAAATGATGTGAGATTTCATCCTTGTGTTCGCTTCCGACCATGGGAATCACATCAAATTCTGTCATTTGTGCCACCTGATGGACAGTTTAAACTTATGAGCTACAG GGTTAAAAAGTTGAAAAGTTCTCCGATATATGTAAAACCACAATTAATTTCAGATGCAGGGACATGTCGCATTAGCATATTGGTTGGAATGCGAAACGATCCCGGCAAGGCAATTGACTCAGTAACTCTGCAATTCCAATTGCCTCGCTGCGTTTTATCAGCTGAATTGACTTCAAATCATGGAACAGTAAACGTCCTAGCCAATAAG ACATGCTTGTGGTCCATTGGACGGATACCGAAAGATAAAGCCCCTTCAATGTCTGGAACCTTGTTTCTTGAGACAGGTTTGGAGAGGCTTCGTGCTTTCCCCACGTTTGGAGTGGGTTTCAGGATCATGGGTGTTGCCCTCTCTGGCCTACAAATAGACAAACTAGATGTAAAGAACTTACCGAACCCTCCTTACAAAGGCTTCCGAGCCCTCACAAGAGCCGGAGAGTATGAAGTTAGGTCATAG